The Leptospira paudalimensis region ACCTTAGATCTGATTCACCTATTTGATACGATACCGACAAATCTCCATTTTCAATGAGTGTAATCGCTGGTAAATGATTGGTTAGTTCTCCTTCCTTGAGGTGGACTTTAAAAATTGATCCAGATTTAGGAGCATATAATTTAAATTCTGAAATCATTTGTTGATTTGTTTGTATTTGATTTTCGAGAATTTTCGTATTGGTAACACTTAAATCATATTCTGTTTTCTCAATTAAGGAATTTTGGCGTTTCCAAATTTTAATCTTATCGCTTATTGAGTCTGTATCTTCCGGAAAATCTAATCGAAGTGTAGTGAGTAAACTCTCTCTGTCACGGATTAGATTTTTATAATAAGCCAGTTTTGTATCGACATCCAATTTCCAACGATCAAGCTCTGATAAAGAAACAAAACCTTCCTTCCACATTGTTTCTTTTTTCTCTTTTGTCACTTTTGCCGTTTCCCATTCGGCTCTTGCAACTTCTACTAATTCTGTTTTTTTATCGATTTCTCGGATCTTAACTTCGATTAGATTTTCTGCTTGTTTCCATTTTTCCAAAGCGATGATCTGATGTGCTTTTGCTACTTCCAATGAAATCGATAGTTTTTCACCCTCTAATCGGAGTAACTCATCATCTAATTGTAATAACAATTCTCCCTTTTTAACGGACTGGCCCTCAGCAACATGAAGGAATTTAATCCTACCTAAATGTTTGGTTTGCAATTGGATTTCCTTTGTTGCTTCCACTGTTGCTGGAAATTCCAATGTAATTCGTTTTTGGATCACGTGTGGTTTTTGAAATAAAGGAACATCCTTTAGATACCCAATTGCATATACATTTTGATCAGCTTGGAACCAGTCCTTGTGATACAAGATTGTTGTCAGCCAAGGGAATCGATCTCGGATGTTCTCATTGGAAAACCATGTAAAAAGAATGGAGAGAGTTATGGAAACAAGGAAGTAAAGTATAATGTATTTAAGTTTAGATTTTATGATCTGAAGGATTTTTGCTTTCATACACTAACAATCCAAAACATCATTCCTGACCATAAGAGTGGGATGAAATAACCAAAACTCTTAGTAAATTTTGGATTTGTATCAGTTTCCCCTTGTATCGATTGGGAAAACAATCTTCCATTGAGTTGGATAAAAACGATAAAGAGAACAAACCACAAACCAAAGAGGTATAGGGAATAAAAATAAGACTCATGTAACAAACCAATTGATAAATTCCCAAGGAACAAACAGAGAATGAGGAAAAAAAACGACTGTGTCATTTTTTTCATTAGTTCTGAAAGTTGATTTGGTTCGTTGGTATTTTTGAACTTTAAAAAAAGAAAAATCAAAACCATGTAAAAACAAAAATAAAAGAAATACAGAAAGTAAATCGATACGATTTGAAACGGATACAGTTGCCAGAAGGAAACACTTCCATAGCGACTCACCATCTCTAATTCAATCTGGATGTTTGTTAATTTCAGTTTGTCCCAAGAATAGAAGCAGTGGAGAAAATACAAGATGGTATAAAGGAGAAAAAAAGACCAAACCTTTGACCATAATAGTTTCCAAATGAAATGTAATACGATTACCATACGATGGATTTGTGATTGGAGGAAGTGTAAAACCTTCATTTTTTTGTTAACTCCTGGTTCATTCTATCTAGATAGTTCTGAAATTGTTTACTCTGGGCCAAAAATAATGATTTGTGTTTCGATTTGACCTGTTTTTTATTCCACTCAAGATACAACAAACATGCCTCAGGTGAGACAGCCATAAGATCTAATAATTGTTTTTCTTCCTCCATTCCTGCATGTTTTTTCTCTTTGGAAAGTAAGATCACTTTAAAATAATAAAGAATTAGTTCTGGAGTTTTTTTCTCGAACCCTTCCCATTCTTTCAGAAATTCATTCCATTCACTCAAATAAAAAAGCGATTTTAAATATAAACTTTCTTCTTCTAAAGAAAGATTCCTTTCCTTTTTTCGGTCCGATAAGATCGCCTGTACCACCGTTAAATGGCCAGTACTGTAGGCATCTTTGATGATTTGAAATTCTTTTGGATCCATTATTTGATCTTTCTCACAAGCTATCGAAGAAAAAATAAAAACAAAAACTAATATCCAAACTCTTATAAAATTCTCTAAATTCATGGGTTACCTACAGGAAGTGGAAACAAAGGTAAGTTAGAATCGGGATTCCAATCCCAATCAAATTGTTCGATTTGATTTTCGTTTAGATGGTAAAAGTACATTCTAATGGATTGGTTTGGATTTCCAACCCGATACGGGAACCTAACAAAGAGAACCAATGGGATTCCAAGACCATTTGCAACTTTTGACCAATACGAAAATCGGGAGATGTTATCTGCATTTTTAGGTAAAATTTGTCTTTGGAATTCACCTAAGTGATTGTTACTTCTCGGCTCGTTTTTGAATTCATGGATTTCATCTCGATGGAAAACGGAATACCCACTTCGTTCTAACGATTCCGAAATCTGAAGGATCAATTCCTTTTCCAAGAGGTAATGATCAGAGTAAAAGGAAGAAACTGTGGGTACCAAAAGTATCAATTTCCCATGAGGAAGTGGAAATTTTTGATACCTCACAGTTTCATGAAAGAGGGAGCAGGAAACAGAAAAAAGTAGAACTATTGTGAAGAGGAATTTCATTTTGCCTCCATTTGGATGATAAAGGGAGAAATCATTTTTTTTCCATTTGCAGAACGTACGTCTGCATCTAATTTAAATTCATAATAAGGATAAAAATTGGGAGCGGTTGATGAACTTGCCAGATTAAAGTCCCCACCAGTTGTATTATTTCCAAACAAAGTTCCATTACAACTAGCCTCACTTTCAGCAAAGGAATATGTGATTTCCTTACATCCAAATGGATAGGCTGATTGGCAATGGCTCCATTCCCAAGTCGATAAACGTATGTTACTTGAAGGTGGTGATATTTTTGTCAACCGACTGGAAGAGATAACAGAAATAGGATCCATATATTCATCAAAAAATAGTTTGAAATTATCGGTATTCACATCCGCACAAGCAGATGAACTCGCAATACCACCTGTTCCATCATCTCCACCTCTAAATTGGTAATGGTGTGGAGGAAGAAATGCTAAACCTTTACTCCAAAAACATAGGTTTGAATCCCAACGACTCCCCACGGTACTTCCTAATTCTTGGATCCCGATTCCACACAATTGGGAAGCAAGTCCAAAGCCGATGACTTCAGGAGCCTTTGCCCCTTCGTTTGTATAAAAATCAAATCGGATCGGTTTTTCTATTTTTGTTCCATCCAAAGCTGATATACCTGAAGCCAAATTGAATTGGTATCTCGTTTGGCTTTGTAATGGTGCATCCAATTGAACTTGGACTTGGGTGGAGTCTGTCCATTCCAAATGGTAGGATGTGCTTGGTTCCATTCGGAATCCCAAGGAAACATCTGTTTGGTTCATGGGTTTTGAAAATACAAGAGTGATAGGTGTGGTTTGCGGAATACCGGAACAAGCAGTATTTACATCTTGCAAAATACGATCCGCTATAGATCCACCCGACAAACATTCGTCATATGTTCCTACTGAGATCAAAATGGAATTTATGGTAGGTGACAATGGTGAATCTTCGACTTGGACTCGAAACGGAATTGAATACACACGATCCAAATCTTTTCCTTTTTTGTTTTCACATTGTTTGGTGAGGCGGAGCACAAACCCACCAGGCAATAATTCTTGGTTCGGAATGAATTTTAAGGAAATATCAGTTGTTTCAAAAATCCCTTTTGTGTTTGGATCAAGCGAAAAGGCAGTCACACAGGACTGTATTTCCATCGGTTGGTTCCAAAGGATAACTATATTTGTTTTAGGGGAAACCGATTGTTCCCCAGAACTAGGAGTAAAGGATACCACCTTTGGCGTATCATCATTGACAAACATAGCTAGCCAATCTTCGGAGGAACCCATCTTCGCATGGCAATGATAGAATGTAAGCAATGGCAAAAGATAAACACTCCATTTAACGTATTTCATACGGATCCTCTAAATAAAATGGGGTAAGTTTACCTTTGTTTGGTTCCCTTTTTTCCAAATTTTGAAATGGTATTTCTTCCTTCCATTCAGTCAAAAGTTGACTGAATTCACTTTTAAATTTACGATGATGCAAATGGTAATAACGATTGGAGAAAGGATCTTCTCCTAATAAAATGACTAACTCTAAAGCTGTTGCGATGTAATTAAAATAATGATC contains the following coding sequences:
- a CDS encoding efflux RND transporter periplasmic adaptor subunit, whose translation is MKAKILQIIKSKLKYIILYFLVSITLSILFTWFSNENIRDRFPWLTTILYHKDWFQADQNVYAIGYLKDVPLFQKPHVIQKRITLEFPATVEATKEIQLQTKHLGRIKFLHVAEGQSVKKGELLLQLDDELLRLEGEKLSISLEVAKAHQIIALEKWKQAENLIEVKIREIDKKTELVEVARAEWETAKVTKEKKETMWKEGFVSLSELDRWKLDVDTKLAYYKNLIRDRESLLTTLRLDFPEDTDSISDKIKIWKRQNSLIEKTEYDLSVTNTKILENQIQTNQQMISEFKLYAPKSGSIFKVHLKEGELTNHLPAITLIENGDLSVSYQIGESDLRLMKLGKEVTFHPSLEGSQFVIGKIDKISSYLDVRSHGIGVRAKLQKNLISLLPGMFGLVHVETEGMRDSIVVPTNSMLGDESSGYYLMVKSGESVEKRYVECKPLNQSEMEIITGITEEDFFQINVR
- a CDS encoding Ig-like domain-containing protein, which gives rise to MKYVKWSVYLLPLLTFYHCHAKMGSSEDWLAMFVNDDTPKVVSFTPSSGEQSVSPKTNIVILWNQPMEIQSCVTAFSLDPNTKGIFETTDISLKFIPNQELLPGGFVLRLTKQCENKKGKDLDRVYSIPFRVQVEDSPLSPTINSILISVGTYDECLSGGSIADRILQDVNTACSGIPQTTPITLVFSKPMNQTDVSLGFRMEPSTSYHLEWTDSTQVQVQLDAPLQSQTRYQFNLASGISALDGTKIEKPIRFDFYTNEGAKAPEVIGFGLASQLCGIGIQELGSTVGSRWDSNLCFWSKGLAFLPPHHYQFRGGDDGTGGIASSSACADVNTDNFKLFFDEYMDPISVISSSRLTKISPPSSNIRLSTWEWSHCQSAYPFGCKEITYSFAESEASCNGTLFGNNTTGGDFNLASSSTAPNFYPYYEFKLDADVRSANGKKMISPFIIQMEAK